Part of the Tepiditoga spiralis genome, CTATACTTTAAATTAAATATTTGTTGCTTTGTGTATCTTTTTATTTAAGTTTAATTATTTTTTGAGAAAATGTTCTAAAAGCAAAAGCCATGTATAAGTTTTATTTTTTATAGAAATTTCAAGTTCCTCTAATCTTTTTCTTTCAAAAATTTCTTCATTTAATTTATCTAATTCCATTATTTTTTTTTCATAAATATCTCTATATTCTCTCCATAAAACTAGGCACTCATTTTTAAAAAAGCCAAAGTAATCTATATCATTTTTATGAAAATTTAAAGCTTCTGCTTTTTTTATTATTTTAATTATTTGTTCATCATTTATTACACTATTTTTTTCGTATATGAGATTTTCTAAAAATAAATTATATTTATCTTTTTCTTTTTCAAAAAGACTAATTTTCTTTTCATATTTTTTTAACTCTAAGAACTTACTTTTAAATTCTTCAAAATTATTTAATATATACCTTAAAGCTGTTATTTTCATATTTAATTCTTCTGACAATTTAGAGTTCAAGTTTGAAAAATATTTAATGTATTCTTCTGTTTTTTCTATAATTTTTTTATTAGAACTATACTTCATAAGATGATTTTTTATTATTAGTATTCTTTTTGTTTCTTTTATAAAAAAATTATTAAGATAATAAGATATTTCATCTATACTCTCTACCATATGATTATTTTTTTCTATTATCCCCAAACTTTTTAATTTATAAATTAAAGCTGATAATTCCTTAATATTAAGCTCTTTTTCTTTTATTTTTTTTATACTCATTTTTTTTAAATAAGCAATAGACGCTTTTCTTTCAATAGATTTTGTATCTCCTATTATTTCTATTTTTCCTAATTTATATAGTACTGAAATTATAAATATAGTAGTTATTTCTTTCCAACCATATGGAGATTTTTTTAACTCTTCACATATGTTTTTTATTTCTCCTTCTGGAATCTCAATATTTTCAATATTATACTGCAATAACTTCCTTTTATCTGTTATAAATACTTTTTTTATGTCTTCTTCTTTTATTTTAAAATTTATAAAAGAAGTATATATAGTTTCAAACATTTCGTTTTTAACGAACTTCTTTATGAATTCATTAAAATTTTTTATCTTTTTTTCTCCATATCTATAATAAAATATTTTTGAATCATTTAAAGCATCTTTTATCTTCTTTAAAATTCTCTTTTCTAAATCTGAAATTAAAATCTCTAAATACTCATCTTTTTCAAAATTTTCAGCCATTTTCAAAGCAGTATACTCTTCTAAATCTTTTTGAAAGTTTATATTTATCATTACATAAGCAGTATACTTATCTTCTATTGATATTTTTTTTATATCTTCTTTTTTAGTTATTATATTAATTCGTATTTCAGTATCTTTTGTTTTCTTTACTTCTTCTCCATCTATTAAAATATTAAATGTTCTTTGAACTTCATTTATTTTAAATGACAAATCATTTGGTAATGATTTTGATATTAATTTTTTTAAATTCTTTTTTCTATTTCTAAAAAATTCTTTTTCTTCATACATTTTTTTTACTATTTTTAAAACTTCTTTTTGTTTTTTAGACAACAATTTCCAAATGTCTCCATTTTTATAAACAATATTTTCATCTTTTAATTCATTTAATTTTTCTTCAACTTCTTTTTTGTTATTTTTATATTTAATTGAATTAGTTAATAATTTAAACAGTTCAATTGTTTTAATTCCATTTTTAAAAGTTGTTGTTTTTTCTGTCAATTTTAAGATTTTTAATAAGTTTATTTTCATTAAATCATTTTCTTTCAAAGGAAAATCAACTATAAAATCATAAAATTCATATATTGAAATTATATCTCCTACTTTCCATTCTTTATTTAAAATAGAATTAAAGATATAAAGTATATTTCTCTTTTCAAGATCTGAATTTTCATATATTTCTGTTATTAACTTTATAGTTTCAGGATAAAAAGGATAAAACTTTGCAAACAACTTTGAAGATTCTTCAACATCATTTTCATTAAAAGATTCAAATTTATCAAGAGTATTTAAAAGTATATCTATTGAATTTTCTTTATAAATAACCTTAAAATAATTTTCATCTTTCTTTTTTAAAAATCTTTCTAAAACTATATATTCTATATCTTCAGCAGTTAATTCTAACTTAGTTTTAAATCTATCTTTTATAATAGAGAATTTATCGTCATTTAATGAACTTTGAGAAATTGCTAATAAATGTACGTTTTTATACTTATCAAAAGAATGAAGCAACCCTTGTAACTCTAATATTCTTTCATTATTTCCTGTAATAAAATGTTCTACTTCATCTAAAATAAAAATTACTCTTTTATATTTAATATTCAAACTGCTCTTTAAATATTCTTCTATAATATCTGATAACTCGTCTGTATTTATTAATTCCATACTATCTTTTTTTATAAAATCAAATAAATCTTTTTGAAATTCATTCCATTCTAATTTTCCACCATATCCTATATTTTTTAAAAATTCAATTAATAAAATATCACTTATTTTTTTATTGCTTCCTGCAAATGTCGAAAGATCTATTGCAACTGCCAATACATCATCTTCTATTTTATCCACTAATGTATAAAGATCTTTCATATTTTTAACTTTTTCTAAAAATAACTTTTTAAAAACTCCATTATTTAAAAAAATATTATAAATTATTTTTGCAAAATTCGATTTACCAGAACCAAAAAAACCTGAAACCCAAGTTCCAGATACTCTTTTATTAAAATTATTAAAAAATTTTACTAAATTTTTCTTTATGTTATCTGTAATAACATATTCATTAACTAACTCTTTTATATCATCGGCATTTTGTATTTTTATAACATCTTCAAAATGAGTAGAAAAATCATGCAAAAATTCTTTTTTTAATTCCAATTATTTTCAAACTCCTTCTTTGTGTTTTTTTCATTATATCAAAAATTTATTAATTTAAGAAAAATCTAAGCTATTTATAAGCAAACTTTAAGTTTAGTTTTTTATAATATTAGTGTAATCCCCCTTTGAAATAAATAAATCCCCATTTTATACTCCGAAAGGAGTATTTTTTTTATGAATTTTAATAAAAAAAAGACGCTTTTAAGCGTCTTTTTGGGGTGGCTAGTGGGATTTGAACCCACGACATTCGGAGTCACAGTCCGATGTTCTACCAACTGAACTATAGCCACCATTCATAATTTACAAATTAATGTAAAAAATATAAAAAGTGGCGGGCCTAGAGAGGCTCGAACTCCCAACCCCCGGATTAGAAATCCGATGCTCTATCCTGTTGAGCTATAGGCCCGTACTTTTTATGGAGCGGCAAACGAGACTCGAACTCGCAACCCTCGGCTTGGAAGGCCGATACTCTACCAATTGAGCTATTGCCGCATGTTCATGTGGTCGGAGCGACTGGGATCGAACCAGCGACCTCCGGTTCCCAAGACCGGCGCGCTACCGGCTGCGCTACGCTCCGTCTTACGGAATATATAATATCACAGTTTAGGTACTTTGTCAACAGTTATTTTTTTCAAATTCTTATAAAATTCGTTAACTTTAAGTGACTGTTTTTATTTGTTATTTTTATAAAATCAAAAAAACACTTATTTAATCAATAAAATAAGATTTTTTATCCTTTTTTTATTTTATATAAATTCAAAGTTTTTTTCTCTTTTCTTAATGGATAAAAAAATTTCAAATAAACAAAAAAATTCAAAAGATAAAAAACTGTACTTATTAAAAACAAATTTCTATATCCATTAGTAGTTCCAACAATAAATCCAAACATTGCAGTAGCTATTGCTCTCGTTGAATTATTTAAAAGATTATTCAAACTATTTATTGTTGTTATTTTATCTGAAGGAAGATTCGACATAACAAGAGTTGTAATAACTGGAATAGTCATATTCATAAATGAAAATCTTAAAGCATATAATCCTGTAAAAATATATGGTTCTCTAACAAATGCAAATGCAAGAATTAATGGAACAACTAAAAATTGTAAAAACAATGTATACTCAAGTGGTCCAAATTTTTTAGAGAGATATGGAGAAGCAAAAGATCCCAATGCTGTTCCAACCTGAGCTATAGAAATAGCTACTCCTATCATTGTAGGTGACATAGAAAACAAATCTTTAAAAATTAAATTTCCAAAATGTATGAATAGTCCTGCACCAAATCCTATTAAAAATGTTGATAATAAATATCCCTTTAATATATGAAGTTCATTTTTAGGTATAGTTTTAAAATTAAATAATTCTGAAAATTTTTGTTTCTTTTTTATTTTAACATCTCCAACTTTTAATAATGTAGTTGTTGAAAGTATATATATTATAGATGAAACTATCAATGTGTTTTTTAATCCAAAAGTATCTCCCATAACTCCACCAATCATATTACCTATTAAACCGCTACCCATCATTATTCCAAAATTATATCCAAAGGCTTTTGCTCTGTTACTATGATCTGTAACTTCTACTATAAAAGTATTTAATAGTATCATTCGTGATGCAAACAAACCTCCATTAAAAAAGGCTAACCACAATAACAATGTTTCAAATGGAAAAATTGCTCTTATTAAAATAACTAATCCTGAAATATATGAAGTTATTAAAAGCATTTTTTTTCTTCCATACTTATCTCCAAACATACCCAATATCATTCCAAGTATTGCTGATCCCCATAGTTGTAAAGACATCAATCCACTTATAAAAACATTATCCATATTTAAATCTCTTAAATATAAATTAAAAATTATTTGATACATATTCCAAGATGCACTACTTAAAAACGAATACCAAAGTATATTCTTCATTCTTTTAGGCATTTCATCACCTCATTTTAATTAGGATAGCTAACTTTATTATAGCATATATACAAAGATAATAACTATTTAATTTTTATTATCTTTTTGTAAACTTTGTTGAAAAAAATTTTAGAATCAAATCAACAAATTTTTTTATAAACAAAATATAATATTTTTGTGATAAAATTTATAGTATAAAAAGTTTAAGGAGGAAAAATTATGGATGTAAAAAAATATGTAAGAGACGTAAAAGACTTTCCAAAAGAAGGTATTATTTTTAAAGATATAACCCCTGTACTTAGTAACCCTGAAGTATTCAAATTTGTTATAGATGGTATGATAGAAGATATTAAAGATTGGAACTTTGATACTATAATTGGTCCAGAAGCAAGAGGCTTTATTTTTGCTGCACCACTTGCTTATAAAATGGGGAAAAAATTTGTTCCTGTTAGAAAACCTGGAAAACTTCCTTATAAAAAAATAAGCGCATCATATGATTTGGAATATGGAAGTGCCACCTTAGAAATGCATATTGATGCTATTGAAAAAGGCGAAAGAGTCATTATCGTTGATGATGTTCTTGCAACAGGCGGAACAACCGCTGCCATTGTAGAATTAGTTAAAAAAGCTGGCGGAATAGTAGAAGGTGTTTATAATTTTGCTGAATTGAGTTTCTTAAATCCAAGAGAAAAATTAAATGATATAAAAGTAGGTTCTTTAATAGAATATTAAATTTATGAGGGAGGGATTATTTATGAAAGGTATAAAGTTTGATTTTACAAATTTATTTAAGCCTAATGTAAATTCCGGGGTTACAGAAGCTGAAATAGATGATTACAAAGAAGAAATAACAAAAATAATAGAAAATATTTTTGAAGAAAAACCAGGATTTTTAGATGTTCCTTTTACAAGAAAATGGACCGATAGTGTTTTAGATATTAAAAATTGGGTTCAAAAATTTGAAAGTGTTGTTATTCTTGGAATTGGTGGTTCAGCTCTTGGAAATCAAGCTTTACAAACTGCTTTAAACCCATTAAACTACAACTCTATGAGTAAAGAAGAAAGAAAATCTCCTAAAGTTTTTATTATTGATAATGTTGATCCTGATTTTGTTTCTTCAATTTTAGATCAAATAAATCCAAAAACAACTTTATTTAATGTAATATCAAAATCTGGAACAACCGCTGAAGCCATGTCTAACTATTTAATAG contains:
- a CDS encoding MFS transporter, which produces MPKRMKNILWYSFLSSASWNMYQIIFNLYLRDLNMDNVFISGLMSLQLWGSAILGMILGMFGDKYGRKKMLLITSYISGLVILIRAIFPFETLLLWLAFFNGGLFASRMILLNTFIVEVTDHSNRAKAFGYNFGIMMGSGLIGNMIGGVMGDTFGLKNTLIVSSIIYILSTTTLLKVGDVKIKKKQKFSELFNFKTIPKNELHILKGYLLSTFLIGFGAGLFIHFGNLIFKDLFSMSPTMIGVAISIAQVGTALGSFASPYLSKKFGPLEYTLFLQFLVVPLILAFAFVREPYIFTGLYALRFSFMNMTIPVITTLVMSNLPSDKITTINSLNNLLNNSTRAIATAMFGFIVGTTNGYRNLFLISTVFYLLNFFVYLKFFYPLRKEKKTLNLYKIKKG
- a CDS encoding adenine phosphoribosyltransferase codes for the protein MDVKKYVRDVKDFPKEGIIFKDITPVLSNPEVFKFVIDGMIEDIKDWNFDTIIGPEARGFIFAAPLAYKMGKKFVPVRKPGKLPYKKISASYDLEYGSATLEMHIDAIEKGERVIIVDDVLATGGTTAAIVELVKKAGGIVEGVYNFAELSFLNPREKLNDIKVGSLIEY